In the genome of Streptomyces sp. NBC_00259, the window TCTCCCGGCTGGTGGCGACCGGCAGGCACCAGCTGTTCGCCCCGACCCGCACCCTGGCCAAGGGCACCCAGGCCGGGGAGACGCTGGGCATCGCCCCGTTCGCGGGCAGGGGGGACGAGTTGTCCTCGATCCACCGCCTGGGCTCCACGTTCCAGATCTACGATCCCCGCGCCTTCAGCGACGGGGCGGGCAACCACGGCTCGGACCACACGTCGGCCACCCAGGACATGGTGCTGAGCGCGAACGGCACGATCCTCGCCGAGGTGAAGGGCCTGGGCTACCCGGAGGTCTGGCACGCGACCACCGGCGCCCCCACCCAGCGGGCCGGCTACCGGCTGGTGCAGACGGTCCACCGCACCGCGGACTACGCACGGCTGAGCCACCGCCAGACCACCGAGTGGACGTTCTTCTCCAGCGGGTCCCAGTCGCGCTGGGAGGAAGTGCCCCTGGTGGACGCCGCTGTGCGCGTCGACGGCCTCGACACGCGCAACGCCGCGGGCGCCTCGCCCGTCACCGTGACGGCGACCGCCGACTCACGACTCGTCTCGGCGACGGCGACCGTCACCGGCCTGGAGTACTCGGCCGACGACGGCGGAACATGGACGGCGCTGCCCGTTCCCGGCACCGGCGACACGGCCTCGGCCGAAGTCACCGTGCCGCAGGGCGCCCGGTTCGTCTCCCTCCGGGTGACCGCGAAGGACACCGAGGGCTCGACCGTCCGGCGCACGGTGGAGCGTGCCTTCGCCGGCCCCGTCCCCACCGCCGACGAGACCGTCGGCGCCGTCACCGTCACCGACGTGTCGGTCAACGGCGGACGGGTCGTCGCTCCCCCGGTGGGCGACTACGCCGACTACCCGGCCCGGTTCACCGTCTCCGACCCGTCGGGCATCGCGGACACCTTCCTGTACCTGTACCGCGGCTCGTACGCCCGGCCGGACGGTGTCATCACCGGGTGGAAGCCGCAGTGCACCCAGGTGAACGCGACCACCTCCACCTGCGAGACGACCATCAGCATCGACGCACGCCGGACCCTCGGCCGCAACGATCTGTCCGGTGAGTGGAAGGTCGCGATCGGGGCCCGCTCCCTCGACGGCCGCAGCTTCACCGAGCGCAGCGCCGTCGGCTCCGCGCTCGTCCTGCGCCAGAGCCGCGTCACGATGACCGCACCGGCCCAGGCCACCAAGGGCAAGCTGTTCGCCGTCCAGGGCATCGCGGGCCTCGTCGACTGGTCGACCGGCCGCTGGAACGCGCTGAAGGGCCGGCCGGTGCAGCTCGAGTACCGCAAGCCGGGCGTCACGGCCTGGACCGTGGCCGCGAAGGTGACCGCCGACGCGTCCGGCATCGTCAAGGCCACTCCCAAGGCCGAGTTCGACGCCAACTGGCGGTGGCTGATGCCGCGCACGGGCGAGATCGGGGCCGCGGCCTCACCGGTCTTCTTCGTCGACGTGCGCTAGCACCCGCCGGCACCGTGCGAGAGGGGCGCCGGTCTTCGTGACCGGCGCCCCTCTTCGTCTGCCGTGCCTCAGTCGAACCAGCGGTCCCGCGCCAGTTCCTCCGTACGGGACGGGTCCTCCAGCAGTGCCGCGACCTCGAAGCGCCGTGGCCACTGGCCCGCCGCCCAGGCGAGTCCGGCGGCGACGCCTTCGACCGTGGCGGCGTGGATGACTCCGTCGGGGGTGCGGCGCCAGTCGAGTTCGACGCCGCCGGCGAGGAGTTCCTCGTGCTCGACGTACGAGGCCGGGGTCGCCGGGCCCAGCAGGGCGTGCACCGAGGAGGGCACCTCGTGCTCCTCGCCGACCGTCGTCACCTCCGCCTGGACCGCCTCGCTCAGCCGCCCGACCTGGAGCAGGTCGGCCAGGTCCGCCGCCCGAACCGGGGAGACCGGCAGCAGCGGACGGTCCGCGGTCAGCGGGAGCAGGTCGGGGGCGTCCGCGACGAGCGCGTCCGAGGCGTCCACGACCCGCACCTCGCCGTCGACGACCGCGCGCAGTTCGTCCGGGAGCGTCACCTGCTCCGGGTCCAGGTCGGCCAGCGCGGTGTAGAGGGCGTGCAGCTGGGATGCGGTGACCGGGCGCTCCGGGTCGGCGAGCCGGCCCAGCAGCTCGGCCGCGCCGCCGGGCTCGTCGAGGAGCGCGGCGACGGAGGTCCGTACGCCGAGCGCGTGGAGCACCTGCTCGTCCTCGAAGCCGGTCGCGTCGGCCGAGTCGTACAGGCCGACCAGCAGCGGATCCCCGCCGGAGGCCCGCAGCCCCGCCGGCCGGCGGCCGCCCAGCACGGGGTGGTCGCGCAGCCACCACGCCGTGTAGGGGCGCACGGTGTCGGTCGTGCCGTCGGGCAGCAGCACCCGTACGGTCTGGGTGAGGGCGTCCCGCAGCGGCGGCTGCGCCAGCAGCGCGAGCGCCTGCGGCCACGCCTCGTCGTCGACGAGGTCCAGATCGCGTACGGCGACGATCTCCGTCGCCACCGGCGGCACCGGGGTGTCCGGCAGCCGGTCCAGGACGTCCTCGCACCACACGTCGACCGCGTCCAGCAGTCCGGCGTCGTCGGGTTCGGCGAAGTCCCCGTCGCGGGGATCCAGTTCGTCGGGGTCGAGGACGACGTCGGTGGCGCGGACGAGGGCGAAGTTCGCCAGCACGCCGCAGGCGGCGAGCGGCTGCTCGCCCCAGCGCTCGGCCAGTTCCGCGTCGACGAGGGCGAGCTCACCCTCACGCATGACCGACGCGAAGGGGCTGCCGGGCAGCACGAGTTCGCCGGCGGGCGCGGGCTCGCCGTCCTCGTCGGGCAGCGCGAGCGCGCCCAGCCACGGCTCGTCGCCCGGCTCCAGACCCGCGTCGCGGACCAGGGCGAGGACGATCTCCGCCAGCTCCTCGCTGTCGGGCGCGTCCTCCTCCCACAGCATGTCGCCGTCCTCCATCGACGCGGCGACGGCGGCCCGCACCTGCGGGGTCGTCAGCACCGCGCGGGGGGTCGCGGGCAGCGCGCCCAGCTTCTCCAGCAGCGGGTGGGCGGCGTCCGGGTGGGCGACCTTCAGCCCGAACCGGGCGAGCCCGTCCGGGGTTTCCGAGGTCGGCAGCAGCACCTGGCGCGGGCCGATGGTGGTACGGGCCGCGCCGCGGCGGGGCCGGAGCTCCTCGTCGTCCTCCGCGGCCGGCGCCTCGGCGGCCTCGGCGCCCCTGCCCGCGAGCGGGACCGGCAGACCGGACAGCCGCTCGGGGTCCACGCCCGCGAGGCTGTCGTAGAGCCGCCACCACCACGCCGGGTCGCGCTCGATCCCGGCGAGCCGGTCGATCGCCTCGGTCAGCGGAACCCGTGCGACACCGAGCGTCCGCAGCTCCACCCGGCGCTCCAGACCCGCGGGCAGCAGCGTCGGCAGGACGTCCGCGAGGACGCGTACGGTCTCGGCGCCCGCGCCCTCGACGACCTCGGCCTCCAGAGGCCGCAGCGCCACCAGGTCCTCCGAGGGGGCGGCCGGGGCGAGGAACGCGATGCGCGGCAGCAGCTCCAGGATCGCCGCGCGCAGCGCGCCGTCCAGTTCGCCCTTGCCGAGCGGCCCCGGGACCAGGTCGATGGTGCCGGTGCTGACCGGGTGCCAGTCACGGAGCAGTTCGGCGTACGCCTCGGCCGCGCGCCGCACCAGGAAGTCGGTGAGCGGGCCGGGCGCGGGGTGGCGGCGGGCGGTGTCCAGCGGCAGCGACGCGATCAGCAGCGCGGGCACGCCGAGGGGTTCGTCCGTCGGGGTGGGCGCGTGGACGACGGGCGCGGTCGCCGGGTACACGGGCAGGCCCTCGGTGTCGACGGGCACGGCCCAGGTCACGGTCCAGTGCGGCCGCAGCCGCTCCTCGACCGGGCGGTCGGCGAGCAGCGCGGGCTCGACGGGCCCGTGGTGGGTGACGGTGCGCCAGCGGCTCAGGCCACGGGCGGTGTCGTCGACGTGGACGTGGTCGCCGTGCTGCGAGCGGCGCAGGGTCCGTACCCCGTCCGGGGTCTCCACGACGATCTCGCTGATTCCCGGCAGGGTCAGCAGCAGGGCGTCGTCGATGCCGGCGAGCAGCCGCTCGACCAGGTCCTGGGCGGTGCCGTCGCGCAGCGGCAGGATCACCACGGTGTCGTAGCCGTCGGGTGCGGTGCCCTCGGCGGGCAGCGGCAGCCGCAGCAGCGGTACGTGGCCGTCGCGGCGGCGCAGCTCGTCGCCGAGGCCGGGGCCGGCCTGCGCGGCCTGCTCGGCGAGTCCGCGTGCCTCGGCCAGCGACCACCGGACGCCGCCGTGCCGGCCGACCACGGCGGGCTCGTCGCTCACGGCGAGCACCGCGGCGAATCCGACGCCGAACCGGCCGACGGCGCCCTGGTCGTGATCGCGCTTGGCGGAGGCCCGCAGCGTCGACAGCGACTCGACGCCGGCGGCGTCGAGCGGGGCGCCGGTGTTGGCGGCGACGAAGGTGCCCTGCTGGAGGGTGAGACGCAGCCGGCCGGGGACACCGGCGCGCGCGGCGGCGTCGGCGGCGTTCTGGGCGAGCTCGACGATCACGCGGTCGCGGTAGCCGCCGAGGGCGAGGTCCTCCTCGGCGTTGGCGTCCTCCCGGAAGCGGGCGGGGCTGGCGCCCCAGGCGTCGAGCACTCCACGCCGCAGCCGCGCCGTCCCGAACGGGTCGGCCCCCTCGGTCGTCCTGACGCTCACGCCTGTCTCCGCTCTGAAGTCCCTGTTACCGGTGTACCGCTGAACGGCGGTCCGCGCCGCCCGCCGCCGCCCCGTCGAGCGCCGCGCGCGGTCGCTCACCGTGCGGCCCGAAGGTACCGCGTACGGCGGCGGTGGCTGCTCCCCGCCTCCCCCGCACGGGCTGGAAAAAGCCCTCCGGTATCAAGGTGCGGGCTCGCCTAGGGGACCCGGCGGCAGGCGACCGGTGGGCGGCACCGGAGGCCCGGTTCTCGCTGCGCAGCGCCCTGTCCCACGAAGGAAGACGGGCGTACGAAGGCCCGCGTCCGAAGGCCCGCGTCCGAAGAGCGGCGTACGAAGAGCGGCGTACGAAGAGCGG includes:
- a CDS encoding sacsin N-terminal ATP-binding-like domain-containing protein; this translates as MSVRTTEGADPFGTARLRRGVLDAWGASPARFREDANAEEDLALGGYRDRVIVELAQNAADAAARAGVPGRLRLTLQQGTFVAANTGAPLDAAGVESLSTLRASAKRDHDQGAVGRFGVGFAAVLAVSDEPAVVGRHGGVRWSLAEARGLAEQAAQAGPGLGDELRRRDGHVPLLRLPLPAEGTAPDGYDTVVILPLRDGTAQDLVERLLAGIDDALLLTLPGISEIVVETPDGVRTLRRSQHGDHVHVDDTARGLSRWRTVTHHGPVEPALLADRPVEERLRPHWTVTWAVPVDTEGLPVYPATAPVVHAPTPTDEPLGVPALLIASLPLDTARRHPAPGPLTDFLVRRAAEAYAELLRDWHPVSTGTIDLVPGPLGKGELDGALRAAILELLPRIAFLAPAAPSEDLVALRPLEAEVVEGAGAETVRVLADVLPTLLPAGLERRVELRTLGVARVPLTEAIDRLAGIERDPAWWWRLYDSLAGVDPERLSGLPVPLAGRGAEAAEAPAAEDDEELRPRRGAARTTIGPRQVLLPTSETPDGLARFGLKVAHPDAAHPLLEKLGALPATPRAVLTTPQVRAAVAASMEDGDMLWEEDAPDSEELAEIVLALVRDAGLEPGDEPWLGALALPDEDGEPAPAGELVLPGSPFASVMREGELALVDAELAERWGEQPLAACGVLANFALVRATDVVLDPDELDPRDGDFAEPDDAGLLDAVDVWCEDVLDRLPDTPVPPVATEIVAVRDLDLVDDEAWPQALALLAQPPLRDALTQTVRVLLPDGTTDTVRPYTAWWLRDHPVLGGRRPAGLRASGGDPLLVGLYDSADATGFEDEQVLHALGVRTSVAALLDEPGGAAELLGRLADPERPVTASQLHALYTALADLDPEQVTLPDELRAVVDGEVRVVDASDALVADAPDLLPLTADRPLLPVSPVRAADLADLLQVGRLSEAVQAEVTTVGEEHEVPSSVHALLGPATPASYVEHEELLAGGVELDWRRTPDGVIHAATVEGVAAGLAWAAGQWPRRFEVAALLEDPSRTEELARDRWFD